CACGTTCCTGATTGTCCATCCTATGATGCTACCCTGAATATTATACGTCGAGGGAAGAATCGATTTCTTTTCGCCAGGCAAGCATACCGCCCTGCAGGTTGGTTGCACCGGGATATCCGTTGGCCTGCAAGAACTGTACAGCCTGTCCGGATCGTCCGCCTGAGCGACAGTAAACGACGAACTTCTCGTCTTTATGCGCGGCAAGTTCGTCTATGCGAACCGGCAATTCATTCAAGGTAATCAACGTACCACCAATGTTGCCTGTCTGGTGTTCATTCACT
This genomic interval from Bacteroidota bacterium contains the following:
- a CDS encoding rhodanese-like domain-containing protein, with product MLNRAGADEITVQDLKKMMDSGDTPFLLDVRQVNEHQTGNIGGTLITLNELPVRIDELAAHKDEKFVVYCRSGGRSGQAVQFLQANGYPGATNLQGGMLAWRKEIDSSLDV